The proteins below come from a single Stomoxys calcitrans chromosome 1, idStoCalc2.1, whole genome shotgun sequence genomic window:
- the LOC106093484 gene encoding ral guanine nucleotide dissociation stimulator-like 1 isoform X3 produces the protein MSQNAADSLPTWRVWGEEKDTDIIYTVYLKKVCYHRPTPSAANPDSEDDISYLEWEMVRVRFVKAATLERLVEALATDDGELESTFINVFLNTYRTFSSSKEVLGLFIKRFNALTERQRIEDIKHKDDVDYDPSSTIHEQHKKTLVSVWKMWLNGFPEDWNEENLRYLISFTSKHLSNSDLHTRALNQLEMLLRQQVYSKKNLAPWLGDQFADLYLAPEFQRRACFLETYRFPRIDVRHFAEQLTRMDCDLFKKVISHQCLGATWSRRSQGCCETVVATVTQFNEVLYRVITSILIERALEPQERAVYIAVWIDIAQELRLLKNFSSLKAIVTGLNSSAIYRLSKIWGVLPKEKLEIFQELARICSEDNNASVQRELLIREGTAKFAETVGENDRHMQKIIQKQSTHTSHGTIPYLGTFLTDLTMIHQANPDTVGEDNLINFEKKRKEFEVLAKIKLLQGAANTYSLEEDPLFNRWFYSMPVLTEEDAHTLSYQLEAPPPTAPRKSNTSSNMSSANSSILGHRKTDSIASNSSSGAGSQFYCEISSHNSSRHNSLDREAHNNHMSATSSVSNLSLDSSNSGGGLNKPKMIHSQSSNGLLRSTHGSTSGSQTPTHVGSPLINAQVVNSPGANADFYIVKITLESETMPQDGIVVYKSMMVKNNERTPQVIRNALMKLGIEDEADNYTLAQRLPDKDVDLPRNANVFYAVVVNKNFELRFILKPNGERLTNGGSGVVGGGGSSGSRSSRSSNS, from the exons CCCACGTGGCGAGTATGGGGTGAGGAAAAGGATACCGATATCATTTATACAGTATACCTGAAAAAGGTGTGCTACCATCGACCCACACCTTCAGCAGCCAAT CCCGATTCCGAAGATGACATCTCCTATCTGGAATGGGAAATGGTCAGAGTGCGCTTTGTCAAGGCGGCCACTTTGGAGCGCCTTGTCGAAGCCCTGGCCACGGATGATGGCGAGCTGGAGTCTACATTCATCAATGTTTTCCTCAACACTTATCGTACCTTCTCCAGCTCCAAAGAAGTCCTCGGCTTGTTCATCAAACGCTTCAATGCCTTAACCGAGCGTCAACGCATCGAGGATATAAAACACAAAGATGATGTGGACTATGATCCCAGCTCGACCATACATGAACAGCACAAGAAAACTCTAGTCTCAGTGTGGAAAATGTGGCTGAATGGATTTCCCGAAGATTGGAATGAGGAAAATCTTCGCTATCTCATCTCCTTTACCAGCAAACATTTGTCAAATTCCGATCTTCACACCAGAGCCTTAAATCAACTGGAAATGTTGCTGCGTCAGCAGGTGTATAGTAAAAAGAATTTAGCCCCCTGGTTGGGTGATCAATTTGCCGACTTATATTTGGCGCCAGAGTTTCAGAGGAGGGCGTGCTTTCTGGAAACTTATAGGTTTCCCCGTATCGATGTGCGACATTTTGCCGAACAATTGACGCGAATGGATTGTGATTTGTTCAAGAAGGTGATATCACATCAGTGTCTGGGAGCCACTTGGTCGCGAAGGTCACAGGGTTGTTGTGAGACAGTGGTGGCCACAGTGACCCAGTTCAATGAGGTATTATATCGAGTCATAACGAGTATTTTGATAGAGAGAGCCCTGGAACCTCAG GAAAGAGCCGTGTATATAGCTGTGTGGATTGATATAGCTCAGGAGCTGAGGCTACTTAAGAATTTCTCTTCTCTAAAAGCCATTGTCACTGGTCTGAATTCATCTGCTATTTATCGTTTAAGTAAAATATGGGGTGTCTTGCCAAAGGAAAAG TTGGAAATTTTCCAAGAACTAGCCCGCATTTGTTCTGAAGATAACAATGCATCTGTTCAAAGAGAGCTGCTGATACGAGAGGGTACAGCGAAATTCGCCGAAACTGTTGGCGAAAATGATCGCCATatgcaaaaaattatacaaaaacag AGTACGCACACTTCCCATGGCACCATTCCCTATTTGGGTACCTTTCTCACCGATTTGACCATGATTCATCAAGCCAATCCCGATACGGTGGGCGAGGATAATCTCattaattttgaaaagaaaCGCAAAGAGTTTGAAGTCTTGGCTAAAATCAAACTGTTGCAAGGAGCAGCCAACACCTACAGCCTGGAAGAGGACCCCTTATTCAATCGTTGGTTTTACTCAATGCCTGTGCTGACGGAGGAGGATGCCCACACTTTGTCGTATCAATTGGAAGCACCTCCTCCAACAGCACCCAGGAAGAGTAACACCTCCTCGAATATGTCCTCGGCGAATTCCTCTATATTGGGCCATCGAAAAACCGATTCAATAGCTTCCAACTCAAGCAGTGGAGCAGGTTCACAGTTCTATTGTGAAATTAGTTCCCACAACAGCTCTAGGCATAATTCCTTGGATAGGGAGGCCCACAACAATCACATGTCAGCTACAAGTAGTGTTTCGAATTTATCATTGGATTCCAGTAACTCAGGAGGGGGCTTGAATAAACCCAAAATGATTCATTCGCAAAGTTCCAATGGTTTACTGCGTAGCACTCATGGTTCGACGAGTGGCTCTCAAACACCCACCCATGTAGGCTCACCTCTGATTAATGCCCAAGTTGTGAATTCACCAGGAGCTAATGCCGATTTTTATATAGTGAAAATTACTTTGGAATCTGAAACCATGCCCCAGGATGGCATAGTGGTCTACAAGAGTATGATGGTGAAGAATAATGAAAGAACGCCACAGGTGATACGCAATGCCTTAATGAAACTGGGCATAGAAGATGAGGCTGATAATTACACTTTGGCCCAAAGATTGCCCGACAAGGATGTTGACTTGCCACGCAATGCCAATGTTTTCTATGCCGTAGTGGTGAATAAGAATTTCGAATTGAGATTTATACTTAAACCCAATGGAGAACGTCTGACCAATGGAGGTAGTGGAGTCGTCGGCGGCGGTGGTAGCAGTGGAAGCCGAAGTAGTCGTAGCAGCAATAGCTAA
- the LOC106093484 gene encoding ral guanine nucleotide dissociation stimulator-like 1 isoform X4 — protein sequence MPTWRVWGEEKDTDIIYTVYLKKVCYHRPTPSAANPDSEDDISYLEWEMVRVRFVKAATLERLVEALATDDGELESTFINVFLNTYRTFSSSKEVLGLFIKRFNALTERQRIEDIKHKDDVDYDPSSTIHEQHKKTLVSVWKMWLNGFPEDWNEENLRYLISFTSKHLSNSDLHTRALNQLEMLLRQQVYSKKNLAPWLGDQFADLYLAPEFQRRACFLETYRFPRIDVRHFAEQLTRMDCDLFKKVISHQCLGATWSRRSQGCCETVVATVTQFNEVLYRVITSILIERALEPQERAVYIAVWIDIAQELRLLKNFSSLKAIVTGLNSSAIYRLSKIWGVLPKEKLEIFQELARICSEDNNASVQRELLIREGTAKFAETVGENDRHMQKIIQKQSTHTSHGTIPYLGTFLTDLTMIHQANPDTVGEDNLINFEKKRKEFEVLAKIKLLQGAANTYSLEEDPLFNRWFYSMPVLTEEDAHTLSYQLEAPPPTAPRKSNTSSNMSSANSSILGHRKTDSIASNSSSGAGSQFYCEISSHNSSRHNSLDREAHNNHMSATSSVSNLSLDSSNSGGGLNKPKMIHSQSSNGLLRSTHGSTSGSQTPTHVGSPLINAQVVNSPGANADFYIVKITLESETMPQDGIVVYKSMMVKNNERTPQVIRNALMKLGIEDEADNYTLAQRLPDKDVDLPRNANVFYAVVVNKNFELRFILKPNGERLTNGGSGVVGGGGSSGSRSSRSSNS from the exons CCCACGTGGCGAGTATGGGGTGAGGAAAAGGATACCGATATCATTTATACAGTATACCTGAAAAAGGTGTGCTACCATCGACCCACACCTTCAGCAGCCAAT CCCGATTCCGAAGATGACATCTCCTATCTGGAATGGGAAATGGTCAGAGTGCGCTTTGTCAAGGCGGCCACTTTGGAGCGCCTTGTCGAAGCCCTGGCCACGGATGATGGCGAGCTGGAGTCTACATTCATCAATGTTTTCCTCAACACTTATCGTACCTTCTCCAGCTCCAAAGAAGTCCTCGGCTTGTTCATCAAACGCTTCAATGCCTTAACCGAGCGTCAACGCATCGAGGATATAAAACACAAAGATGATGTGGACTATGATCCCAGCTCGACCATACATGAACAGCACAAGAAAACTCTAGTCTCAGTGTGGAAAATGTGGCTGAATGGATTTCCCGAAGATTGGAATGAGGAAAATCTTCGCTATCTCATCTCCTTTACCAGCAAACATTTGTCAAATTCCGATCTTCACACCAGAGCCTTAAATCAACTGGAAATGTTGCTGCGTCAGCAGGTGTATAGTAAAAAGAATTTAGCCCCCTGGTTGGGTGATCAATTTGCCGACTTATATTTGGCGCCAGAGTTTCAGAGGAGGGCGTGCTTTCTGGAAACTTATAGGTTTCCCCGTATCGATGTGCGACATTTTGCCGAACAATTGACGCGAATGGATTGTGATTTGTTCAAGAAGGTGATATCACATCAGTGTCTGGGAGCCACTTGGTCGCGAAGGTCACAGGGTTGTTGTGAGACAGTGGTGGCCACAGTGACCCAGTTCAATGAGGTATTATATCGAGTCATAACGAGTATTTTGATAGAGAGAGCCCTGGAACCTCAG GAAAGAGCCGTGTATATAGCTGTGTGGATTGATATAGCTCAGGAGCTGAGGCTACTTAAGAATTTCTCTTCTCTAAAAGCCATTGTCACTGGTCTGAATTCATCTGCTATTTATCGTTTAAGTAAAATATGGGGTGTCTTGCCAAAGGAAAAG TTGGAAATTTTCCAAGAACTAGCCCGCATTTGTTCTGAAGATAACAATGCATCTGTTCAAAGAGAGCTGCTGATACGAGAGGGTACAGCGAAATTCGCCGAAACTGTTGGCGAAAATGATCGCCATatgcaaaaaattatacaaaaacag AGTACGCACACTTCCCATGGCACCATTCCCTATTTGGGTACCTTTCTCACCGATTTGACCATGATTCATCAAGCCAATCCCGATACGGTGGGCGAGGATAATCTCattaattttgaaaagaaaCGCAAAGAGTTTGAAGTCTTGGCTAAAATCAAACTGTTGCAAGGAGCAGCCAACACCTACAGCCTGGAAGAGGACCCCTTATTCAATCGTTGGTTTTACTCAATGCCTGTGCTGACGGAGGAGGATGCCCACACTTTGTCGTATCAATTGGAAGCACCTCCTCCAACAGCACCCAGGAAGAGTAACACCTCCTCGAATATGTCCTCGGCGAATTCCTCTATATTGGGCCATCGAAAAACCGATTCAATAGCTTCCAACTCAAGCAGTGGAGCAGGTTCACAGTTCTATTGTGAAATTAGTTCCCACAACAGCTCTAGGCATAATTCCTTGGATAGGGAGGCCCACAACAATCACATGTCAGCTACAAGTAGTGTTTCGAATTTATCATTGGATTCCAGTAACTCAGGAGGGGGCTTGAATAAACCCAAAATGATTCATTCGCAAAGTTCCAATGGTTTACTGCGTAGCACTCATGGTTCGACGAGTGGCTCTCAAACACCCACCCATGTAGGCTCACCTCTGATTAATGCCCAAGTTGTGAATTCACCAGGAGCTAATGCCGATTTTTATATAGTGAAAATTACTTTGGAATCTGAAACCATGCCCCAGGATGGCATAGTGGTCTACAAGAGTATGATGGTGAAGAATAATGAAAGAACGCCACAGGTGATACGCAATGCCTTAATGAAACTGGGCATAGAAGATGAGGCTGATAATTACACTTTGGCCCAAAGATTGCCCGACAAGGATGTTGACTTGCCACGCAATGCCAATGTTTTCTATGCCGTAGTGGTGAATAAGAATTTCGAATTGAGATTTATACTTAAACCCAATGGAGAACGTCTGACCAATGGAGGTAGTGGAGTCGTCGGCGGCGGTGGTAGCAGTGGAAGCCGAAGTAGTCGTAGCAGCAATAGCTAA